From Paraburkholderia sabiae, a single genomic window includes:
- the virB10 gene encoding type IV secretion system protein VirB10, whose translation MSDDIRNTIEPDDPSDRRPDGASPNGINGSAEPLDRGMPALGQYRGTRPRAWWLTPLVVVLVAGAGAVWTIHTFLARHDAEAKAHRDTVQDTATQGRVFRDAPVAASAASAPVAAIAPAAVSGPVVARPPVAVQHPALARSYYDAPLLAVGSTPGASGQREGLADGLAAGGVQGNVVAAASSVAASVSGRPLATPGQGGIGAFDQALTPTATPRAHAGVLGDRSLVLAQGAKIDCAGDTAFDSTEAGMSTCTVTKNVYSDDGRVVLIERGSQINSQYRSNLSPGQKRTFILAARIETPHGVTVEIDSPAADALGRMGIDGYVDNHWRQRIGAAMLLGITQDAIGYLATRGGNSNGSVVYENTQQQGNDMATRVLDSTINILPTLTQNQGAEFTIVVARDLDFGTVYALQPEGAP comes from the coding sequence ATGAGTGACGACATCCGCAACACGATCGAACCGGATGATCCGTCCGACCGTCGTCCGGATGGCGCTAGCCCGAATGGCATCAACGGGTCCGCGGAGCCGCTTGATCGCGGCATGCCTGCACTCGGGCAGTACCGGGGCACGCGCCCGCGCGCCTGGTGGCTGACACCGCTGGTGGTTGTTCTCGTGGCCGGCGCTGGTGCGGTATGGACGATTCACACGTTCCTCGCACGTCACGACGCGGAGGCGAAAGCGCACCGGGACACGGTGCAGGATACCGCGACGCAGGGACGCGTTTTCAGGGACGCGCCGGTGGCCGCGAGCGCGGCGTCCGCGCCAGTCGCGGCAATTGCGCCTGCCGCTGTCTCGGGCCCGGTTGTCGCCCGTCCGCCTGTCGCAGTCCAGCACCCGGCGTTGGCCCGGAGTTACTACGATGCGCCGTTACTTGCGGTCGGTAGCACGCCTGGCGCCAGTGGCCAGAGAGAAGGCCTGGCGGACGGGCTTGCTGCCGGGGGCGTACAAGGCAACGTCGTCGCCGCAGCTTCTTCGGTCGCGGCATCGGTATCCGGCCGACCGTTGGCGACACCGGGCCAGGGCGGGATCGGGGCATTTGACCAGGCGTTGACCCCGACCGCCACGCCGCGGGCGCATGCGGGTGTACTTGGCGATCGCAGCCTGGTTCTCGCGCAGGGTGCCAAGATCGATTGCGCAGGAGACACCGCGTTCGATTCGACGGAAGCGGGGATGTCGACCTGCACGGTGACGAAGAACGTCTATTCCGATGACGGGCGGGTCGTGCTGATCGAGCGTGGATCGCAGATCAACAGCCAGTATCGTTCAAACCTGTCCCCCGGACAGAAGCGGACGTTCATCCTCGCGGCCCGCATCGAGACGCCCCACGGCGTGACCGTCGAGATCGATTCGCCGGCAGCGGACGCGCTCGGCCGCATGGGCATTGACGGCTATGTCGACAACCACTGGCGGCAGCGAATTGGCGCCGCGATGCTGCTCGGCATCACCCAGGACGCGATCGGGTATCTGGCTACGCGAGGCGGTAACAGCAACGGGTCCGTCGTCTACGAGAACACGCAGCAGCAGGGCAACGACATGGCGACGCGGGTGCTCGACAGCACGATCAATATTCTGCCGACGCTGACCCAGAACCAGGGCGCCGAATTCACGATCGTCGTCGCGCGCGACCTGGATTTCGGAACGGTCTATGCACTGCAGCCGGAGGGCGCGCCATGA
- the virB11 gene encoding P-type DNA transfer ATPase VirB11, giving the protein MIVRPDMQDRSVDTVLARLPDDASVRELMRPFAPLLDDGDVTELVINRPQRVLTETHLGWHGHDYADLDFERLMSFAVAVATLTNQEVSAQHPVLSALLPGDARIQIVVPPVVPPRTVSVTIRRPSAREKTLEAYREEGLFDDTVWHRPDGLDAALPALRPTDRKLLRCLEERDWCAFFERAVTGRLNIVIVGNTGSGKTSFMKTLCRSIPPTERIVTIEDVRELFIRHIENCVHLLYSKGGHGQARVTPADLIASTMRMRPDRVLLAELRGAEAYDFLKLLTTGHAGSITSYHASSATVAIERFALMAKEHPEAAAYDDAALKCLLALTIDVVAHMEAYPLYDGAGDRIGKRWGMTEVWFDPMRKARTTFP; this is encoded by the coding sequence ATGATTGTCCGCCCCGACATGCAGGATCGATCTGTCGACACCGTGCTTGCGCGGCTTCCCGACGACGCGTCGGTTCGCGAGTTGATGCGGCCGTTCGCGCCGCTGCTTGACGATGGCGATGTGACTGAACTCGTCATCAACCGGCCGCAGCGCGTGCTGACCGAGACACATCTTGGCTGGCACGGGCACGACTACGCTGATCTCGATTTTGAGCGCCTGATGTCCTTCGCTGTGGCGGTTGCGACGTTGACGAACCAGGAGGTATCAGCGCAGCATCCAGTGCTCTCCGCCTTGCTGCCCGGAGACGCGCGCATCCAGATCGTGGTGCCCCCGGTCGTGCCGCCGCGTACGGTTTCCGTGACGATACGCCGGCCTTCTGCCCGCGAAAAGACTCTCGAGGCGTATCGCGAAGAAGGGCTGTTCGATGACACCGTGTGGCACCGCCCCGATGGACTCGACGCCGCGTTGCCGGCGCTGCGCCCGACAGACCGGAAACTCCTGCGGTGCCTCGAAGAGCGGGACTGGTGCGCCTTCTTCGAGCGGGCCGTGACCGGCCGCCTGAACATCGTGATCGTCGGCAATACCGGGTCGGGCAAGACGAGTTTCATGAAGACCCTCTGCCGCTCGATTCCGCCGACCGAGCGAATCGTGACGATCGAGGATGTCCGCGAACTCTTCATCCGGCATATCGAAAACTGTGTGCACCTGCTGTACAGCAAGGGTGGTCACGGACAGGCGCGTGTGACGCCGGCCGATCTGATCGCAAGCACGATGCGCATGCGGCCCGACCGCGTGCTGCTTGCCGAACTGCGCGGCGCCGAAGCCTATGACTTCCTGAAACTGCTGACGACCGGCCACGCGGGCTCGATCACAAGCTATCACGCATCAAGCGCGACCGTTGCAATCGAGCGCTTTGCGCTGATGGCGAAAGAGCATCCCGAAGCTGCCGCCTACGACGATGCCGCACTGAAATGCCTGCTCGCCCTGACGATCGACGTGGTCGCCCACATGGAGGCATATCCGCTTTACGACGGGGCGGGCGATCGGATCGGCAAGCGCTGGGGCATGACGGAAGTCTGGTTCGATCCGATGCGCAAAGCGCGCACGACGTTTCCGTGA
- a CDS encoding type IV secretory system conjugative DNA transfer family protein encodes MNARTLIDASPIVVGIWRGRYLRFSGQQFVLLAAPARSGKGVSIVIPNLLSYPDSVVVLDIKRENYAITAGFRRAQGQEVYLFDPFAEDGRTHRFNPLSAISDGLFRVGDILAIGYALYPPGGHDDFWKDQARNLFLGIVLLLSEWRDARRTGRGESIPDYPVTMGEVLRQSSGHGMPVKAYLQRALVQHRALLSGACVDALNRFLSNDDKVLASILATFHAPLTIWANPIVDAATSANDFDLRDVRRRRMSIYIGITPDHLSEAALLVNLVFSQLVNLNTKQLPETDPTLRFQCLLLLDEMTAIGKIHIIARAVAYMAGYNLRLLSVVQSIAQLESVYGRADARTFLTNHAMQILYAPREQKDANDYSEMLGTFTDQSRSVSRPNTMFGGRGGSSESMSEQRRPLLLPQELKELGRDKEIIVLENTKPILADRICYWRDPVFASRVLIAPSVPAMDLARFTAQIERRVRAVESDEIDPEGAGLLHLSPEYLEVLQAWDPRDLPPRLADLSEDEVTAYVDRHFMLLGVPARHIGQATRRLSIADLDVAELVPPTSARERRGPVTRAGTNTASIEGAWR; translated from the coding sequence ATGAATGCGCGCACACTGATCGATGCGTCGCCCATCGTCGTCGGGATATGGCGGGGGCGCTATCTGCGCTTTTCCGGGCAGCAGTTCGTGCTGCTCGCCGCACCCGCGCGCTCGGGCAAGGGCGTCAGCATCGTGATCCCGAACCTGTTGAGTTACCCGGATTCGGTCGTGGTCCTCGACATCAAGCGCGAGAACTACGCGATCACGGCAGGCTTCCGGCGTGCACAGGGGCAGGAGGTCTATCTCTTCGACCCGTTTGCGGAAGATGGACGCACGCACCGGTTCAACCCGCTGTCGGCGATTTCCGATGGCCTGTTCCGCGTCGGCGACATTCTGGCGATCGGCTACGCCCTCTATCCGCCAGGTGGCCACGATGACTTCTGGAAGGACCAGGCACGTAACCTGTTTCTCGGTATCGTCCTGCTGCTCAGTGAGTGGCGTGACGCGCGGCGCACGGGGAGGGGCGAATCCATCCCTGACTACCCCGTCACGATGGGCGAGGTGTTGCGGCAGTCGTCGGGCCACGGCATGCCGGTCAAGGCGTACCTGCAGCGCGCACTCGTCCAGCATCGCGCTCTGCTTAGCGGCGCATGCGTCGATGCGCTGAACCGTTTCCTTTCCAACGACGACAAGGTGCTGGCGAGCATTCTTGCGACATTCCACGCGCCGCTTACGATCTGGGCGAACCCCATCGTCGATGCGGCAACGAGCGCTAACGATTTTGATCTGCGCGACGTGCGTCGCCGTCGCATGTCGATCTATATCGGAATCACGCCCGATCACCTGTCCGAAGCGGCACTACTCGTGAATCTTGTGTTCTCGCAGCTCGTCAATCTGAACACGAAACAGTTGCCGGAGACGGATCCAACCCTGCGGTTCCAGTGCCTGCTGCTACTCGACGAGATGACGGCAATCGGCAAGATCCATATCATCGCGCGCGCCGTGGCCTACATGGCGGGCTACAACCTGCGTCTGCTCTCCGTCGTGCAGTCGATTGCGCAGCTCGAGTCGGTCTACGGCCGCGCCGACGCACGTACCTTCCTCACGAACCACGCGATGCAGATCCTGTATGCGCCGCGTGAGCAGAAGGATGCGAACGACTACTCGGAGATGCTCGGCACCTTCACCGACCAGTCGCGCAGTGTCAGCCGCCCGAACACGATGTTCGGCGGCCGGGGCGGATCGAGCGAGAGCATGTCCGAGCAACGTCGCCCGCTGCTGCTGCCGCAGGAACTCAAGGAACTGGGGCGTGACAAGGAAATCATCGTGCTGGAGAACACGAAGCCGATTCTCGCTGACCGGATCTGCTACTGGCGCGATCCGGTGTTTGCTTCGCGGGTCTTGATTGCACCGTCGGTGCCGGCCATGGATCTGGCCCGCTTCACGGCACAGATCGAACGTCGTGTGCGCGCGGTCGAGTCCGACGAGATCGATCCGGAAGGCGCGGGTCTCCTTCATCTGTCGCCCGAGTATCTGGAGGTGCTGCAGGCTTGGGACCCGCGCGATCTTCCACCGCGCCTTGCCGACCTCAGTGAGGACGAGGTCACGGCCTACGTTGACCGGCACTTCATGCTGCTGGGCGTTCCGGCCAGGCATATCGGACAGGCGACACGTCGGCTGTCCATCGCAGACCTCGACGTCGCGGAGCTGGTGCCGCCAACGTCAGCACGTGAGAGGCGCGGTCCGGTGACACGTGCCGGAACGAACACGGCATCGATTGAGGGAGCATGGCGATGA
- a CDS encoding PriCT-2 domain-containing protein: MSMPQTDETARVRAALAVIPAEDYGTWVDMAFALKHGLGDAGFEIWDEWSRTAGNYDERAARTTWRSVKESGGKTLASLFWLARQNGFDLRRGHYPDRLATEFVPAPDVLERRNREAARQQARHAAAAREAQEIWQWARPVGPEHPYLVRKGLDSVPALRELEAPELRALLGYAPASEERPLSGRVLVVPVWIGRAISTLELIDEAGNKSSLAGGVKKGGYWMAGPAPVAGGQTTPILIGEGMATMLSAHRATGWVALASLASGNLPPVAESMREQFPDADIVVLGELGPGEAKARQAADASRARMVLPVFAVDARIDDKAPTDFNDMAVLSGSARVGEHLSEIVGRDVMPVVERAGLPAGMANGRSNGREPDEPMEDMMGNVKEKLVNAGDDTLRRRTSKRGAPKPTTPSVAPEPVMTSAEAQPTGDRSTAVPVGDTPAAEPRRFAPTRPPVGESLFAVADVPSEVRALAEHRFGSPLRMGTPRENGGPYRGEVFNTEHYLIQEVATRSVVFHPKTQMEFVSERLRWMDENARLNGSELQVGYEGDRPRVYPWDRARDLLDRTVGSLKKSARELNFSPNLEGMLDQLQARSWARIREARTAALEQSKERSAPQDPPGPDR, encoded by the coding sequence ATGAGTATGCCGCAGACGGACGAAACCGCCCGTGTACGGGCCGCCCTTGCTGTAATTCCGGCGGAGGACTACGGCACGTGGGTCGACATGGCGTTTGCACTGAAGCACGGTCTGGGTGACGCGGGCTTCGAGATCTGGGACGAATGGAGTCGCACTGCCGGCAACTATGACGAGCGGGCGGCCCGCACGACCTGGCGCTCGGTGAAGGAGTCGGGCGGCAAGACACTCGCCTCGCTCTTCTGGCTCGCGCGACAGAATGGCTTTGACCTGAGGCGTGGTCACTACCCGGACCGGTTGGCAACCGAGTTCGTGCCGGCTCCCGACGTGCTCGAACGTCGCAATCGGGAAGCGGCACGCCAGCAGGCGCGACATGCCGCTGCTGCCCGCGAGGCGCAGGAAATCTGGCAATGGGCGCGGCCTGTTGGGCCTGAACATCCTTATCTCGTGCGCAAGGGTCTCGATTCAGTGCCGGCGCTGCGCGAACTGGAAGCGCCTGAACTGCGTGCGTTGCTTGGCTATGCCCCGGCGAGCGAAGAGCGACCGCTTTCCGGGCGCGTGCTGGTCGTGCCGGTCTGGATCGGTCGTGCCATCTCGACGCTCGAGCTGATCGACGAAGCGGGCAACAAGTCGTCGCTGGCCGGGGGCGTCAAGAAAGGCGGGTACTGGATGGCCGGACCTGCGCCCGTTGCCGGCGGCCAGACGACGCCGATCCTGATCGGCGAGGGCATGGCCACGATGCTCTCGGCGCACCGCGCAACGGGATGGGTGGCACTCGCGTCACTCGCCAGTGGGAATCTGCCGCCCGTCGCGGAATCCATGCGCGAGCAATTCCCGGACGCGGACATCGTCGTGCTGGGCGAGCTGGGGCCGGGTGAGGCCAAGGCCAGACAGGCTGCGGACGCATCCCGTGCGCGCATGGTCTTACCCGTATTCGCCGTCGACGCGCGAATTGACGACAAGGCGCCAACCGATTTCAACGACATGGCGGTTCTGTCCGGATCTGCCCGGGTGGGCGAGCACCTAAGCGAAATCGTGGGCCGCGATGTCATGCCGGTCGTTGAGCGTGCCGGATTGCCAGCGGGCATGGCAAACGGCAGGTCAAACGGCAGGGAGCCGGACGAACCGATGGAGGACATGATGGGCAACGTGAAGGAAAAACTCGTCAATGCCGGGGACGACACACTGCGTCGTCGCACGTCGAAGCGCGGCGCACCGAAACCGACCACTCCGTCGGTAGCTCCTGAACCGGTGATGACATCGGCGGAGGCACAACCGACGGGGGACCGGTCTACGGCTGTCCCTGTGGGTGATACCCCGGCTGCTGAGCCGAGGCGCTTCGCGCCGACGCGTCCGCCGGTTGGTGAATCATTGTTCGCTGTAGCGGATGTGCCCAGTGAAGTCAGGGCACTGGCCGAACATCGGTTCGGTTCGCCACTACGCATGGGGACGCCGCGCGAGAACGGCGGACCCTACCGCGGCGAGGTGTTTAATACGGAGCACTATCTGATTCAGGAGGTGGCGACGCGCAGCGTCGTTTTCCATCCGAAGACGCAGATGGAATTCGTCTCGGAGCGGCTGCGATGGATGGATGAGAACGCACGGCTGAACGGATCGGAACTGCAGGTCGGCTACGAAGGTGATCGGCCCAGGGTCTATCCGTGGGATCGCGCGCGTGACCTGCTCGACCGCACGGTCGGCTCGCTCAAGAAGTCCGCCCGTGAACTGAATTTTAGTCCGAACCTCGAGGGCATGCTCGACCAGTTGCAGGCGCGTTCATGGGCCCGGATACGCGAAGCACGTACAGCGGCGCTCGAGCAGTCGAAGGAGCGGTCCGCACCGCAGGATCCGCCTGGGCCGGATCGCTAG